The region CGCCGACGCGCTCGACGCCGACCTGCACGCCGCGTCCGGCTGGCGCTCGCTCCTGGTCGTCAACGTCGGCCGCGCCGCCGCTCCGGACGGGACGCACCCGCGCGCGGGCCGTCTGAGCGCGGACGACGTCGTCGTCACGCTCGGCTGAGCGCTACTCCCCCGTCGCGACCTCGCGGTCCGGGTCGCTGCTCCACTGCGAGAACGAGCCCGGGTACAGGGCCGCCGGGACACCGATCGAGGCCAGGACGGCGATCTGGTGCGCCGCGGTGACGCCCGAGCCGCAGTAGACGGCAACGTCCGGGGCGGCGCCGTCGGCGTCACCCCGGTCACCGCCCGCGGTCGGGACGCCCAGCCCGGCGAACCGCGCCCGCAGCTCCTCCGCCTCGAGCAGCCAGCCGTCAGGGGTGAGGTTCTCGCGCGTCGGCGCGCTGACCTCGCCCGGCACGTGCCCCGCACGCGGGTCGACCGGCTCGACCTCGCCCGTGAACCGGGCGTGGTCGCGGGCGTCGAGCACGACGCCGGGGTGGTCGGCCACCTCGTCCGCCGTCACGGTGGGCAGCCTCCCGGGCGCAAGCACGACGTCGCCCGGCCGGGGCCGCACGTCCCCGTCCTCGAGGTGGTGGCCCGCCGCGACCCAGGCGCGCAGCCCGCCGTCGACGATCCGGACGTCCGCCACCCCGGCCCAGCGCAGCAGCCACCAGGCGCGTGCGGCCGAGGTGCCGCCGGCGTCGTCGTACACCAGGACCGTCGAGTCCCCGCCGACGCCCCACCGGCGCGCGGCCGCCTGGAGGTCGGCGAGGTCGGGCAGCGGGTGGCGGCCGGCGCCGGTCGAGGGCGGCCCTGCCAGCTCCGTCTCGAGGTCGACGAACACCGCACCGGGCAGGTGGCCGCGCGTGTACTGCGCACGGCCGTCCCCGGCGCCGAGCGCCCAGCGCACGTCGAGGAGCACGGGCGCCTGAGCGCTCCACACGAGGTCGTGCACGACGTCGACGTCGGCGAAGACCGCGTCCCGCAGCGGGTCGCGCGACGGCGGCGCCGCCGGTCCGGACTCCTGCGGCGTCCCGGCGTGCACCCCGATCGGGTCGACGCGGCCGAACGCCGCGCCCGTCGCCTCGGCCCCGACCGCGCCGACGCGCCGCCGCAGCCCCAGGCGCATCACGACGGCGTCGGCCCCCTCGGGCTGGTAGTACCGCTTGCGCAGGCCGATGCGCACGAAGCCGGCGTTGCGGTAGAGCTGCTGCGCCCCGCCGTCGTGCGCCCGCACCTCGAGGAAGAGCTCGGTGCCGCCCGCGTCCCGCGCCGTCTCGACAAGCGCGTCCACCAGGAGGGTGGCGACGCCGCGTCGGCGCGCCTGCGGGGCGACCCCGACGGTCATGACGGTCCACTCCGGTTCGAGCGCCACACCCGCGTAGCCCATCAGGTCGCCGGAGTCGTCGACCGCGGCGAGGTAGACGCGGTCCTCGCGGTCGAGCTCGTCGACGTAGGTGCGCCGCGACCACGCGCCGACGCCGAACAGCTCGGGTTCGAGCTGCTCGACGCGGTCGAGGTCACCGGGTGTCAGCGGGCGGATCCGGGTGGCGGTCATCGGGGCTCCGGTGCGGTGGCTGCGGTGGCGGCAACGGCGGGTTCGAGCCCGCCGGGGGCGCCGTGGACGTCCGGCCGGCGCAGGTAGAGCGGCGTCAGCGGGACCGACAGGCCCGCCGCGACCCGCGCGGAACCGAGCGTCGCGAGGTGGTGCACCTCGAGATCGGCGCCGGGCTGCAGCGCCGGGTAGGCCTCGGGGTAGAGCACGGTCCCGCTCCCGACGGCGGCGGTCGGCTCCGCACTCGGGCGGTGCACCGCGAAGTCGCCGTCGCGCCGCAGCCCGCCGGCTGCTCCGGCATCACGCACGTAGGTGGCCGTGTAGACCTCCCGACGGCGCGCGTCGGTCGCGACCACGACCTCCTCGAGCGCGGGGTCGGCCGCGAGGGCGCCGGCCGCCCACGCGTCGAGGCTCGGCACGCCCCACGCGGGAACACCGAGGCTCAGCGACAGCATCTCCGCCGTCACGAGCCCGACGCGGAGCCCCGTGAAGGGGGCGGGTCCGGTGCCGACGGCGACCGCCGTCACGTCCGCGGGCCGCAGGCCCGCCTCCTCCAGCACCTCCTGCACGAGGGTGGTCGCGTGCTCGGCGTGCGCCCGCGCGTCGGCGTGCACGCGCGCCGAACGTACGACGCCGTCGCGCACCAGGGCGACGCGGGTTCCGCTCGAGGTGTCGAGCGCCAGGATGACCTCACTCACCGCTCCAGCGTAGGCGCTGCGTCCGACAGCGCCCGGCGGGGCGGCCGTCAGGGGCGAGCGACGGCGGCGGCGAGCGCCGCGCCGTCGAGATCCGCCCAGCGCGCCCCGACACCGCGCACGGTCACGTCGCGGCCGGTGTCGACGGCGTCGCCGCGCGCCCGGTCGATCGTGAGCTCGAGGCGGTCCTCGGCGAGCGCCTCGGTCAGGCCGGCGCCCCACTCCACGACCGTGACCGACTCCTCGAGGGTCGCGTCGAGATCGAGGGCGTCCAGCTCCGTCAGACCGCCGAGGCGGTAGGCGTCGACGTGCACGAGGTCGGGGCCGTCCGTCGTCGAGCGGTGCTCGCGCGCGATCACGAACGTGGGCGAGGCGATGGTGCCCCGCACGCCCATGGCTCGGCCGAGCCCCTGCGTCAGCGTCGTCTTCCCGGCACCCAGGTCGCCGGAGAGGATCAGGAGGTCGCCGGCGCGCACGAGTGCGGCGAGGGCCGCGCCCAGCGCCGCCGTCGCCTCCGCGTCCGCGAGGTGGATCCGCGCCTGCGGCGCCTCGGGACCCTCGGGGACGGTCGCGCCGCTCACCACGCCCGCTCCTGCTCCGCCAGCTCCTGCGCGGCGCGGCCGGCCGTGCCGACGTACACGCGCGGCACGCGGGAGCCGAGCCGCGTGACGATCTCGTAGGAGATGGTGCCGACGGCGTCGGCCCAGTCCTGCGCCGTCGGCTCGCCGTCGCCCCCGGGACCGAACAGGACGGCGACGTCGCCCGCCCGCTCGCGGGCGCCCCGCCCCAGGTCGAGCACGACCTGGTCCATGCAGACCCGGCCCGCGATGGTCAGGCGGCGGCCACCGACCTGGAAGGGCCCGACGCCGCTCGCGTGCCGCGGGATCCCGTCGGCATAGCCCAGGGGGATGTCCGCCAGCACCGTGTCCCGCGTGGTGGTGTAGGTGTGCCCGTAGCTGACGCCCTGGCCGGCCGGCGCGTCCTTGACCAGCATGATCTCCGCCTCCAGGCGCATGGCGGGCGTGAGCCCGAGGTCGGTCGGCGTGCGGCCGGGGACCGGGCTCAGCCCGAAGACGGCCAGGCCCGGGCGGACGAGGTCGAAGTGCATCGCCGGGTTGACGAGGGTCGCGGCCGAGTTCGCGAGGTGGCGGACCTCGAGCCGCGCACCCGCCGCCTCCGCGCGCGCCACGGCCTCCGTGAACACCTCGAGCTGCGCCTGCGTGACGGGCGAGGTGACGTCCTCGGCGGAGGCGAGGTGCGACCAGACGCCCACGACCTCGATCAGCCCCTCGGCCTGCGCGACCATCGCCTCGGCGAGCACCTGCGTCCACTCGGTCAGGAACATCCCGCCGCGCGCCAGCCCGGTGTCGACCTTGAGGTGCACGCGCGCCGTGCGGTCGCTCGCCCGCGCCGCCGCGACGACCTCCTCCAGCGCCCAGCGCGCACCGACCGACAGGTCCAGGCCCGCGGCCAGCGCGCCCTCGAGCGGCGCGCCGGGCGCGTAGATCCACGTGAGGATGCGGCCGGTGACGCCCTGCGCGCGCAGCGTCAGCGCCTCCGCGAGCTGCGCGACGCCGAGCCAGGTGGCGCCGCCGGCCTGCGCCGCGAGCGCGGAGGGCACCAGCCCGTGGCCGTACGCGTCGGCCTTGACCACGGCCATCACCTCGCTGCGCGGGGCGAGGGTGGCCAGGTGGGCGACGTTCCCGGCGATCGCGTCGAGATCGACGACGGCGCGGGCGGGGAAGGTGCTCACGACGTCAGTCTCGCAGAGTCGCGAGGAGCGCGCCCAGACTCCCGCCCACCGCACCGGCGACGTCGCCCGCGACGACGGGGCCGCCCCTGCCGCCCCTCCCCGCCCGCCGCGCGGCCCACCCGTGCAGGAGCGCGGCGGCCGCGGCCAGGGGGGTCGCGAGCGCCGGCTGCGCGACGACGTCGTCGGACCGGCCCGCGAGGGCGGCGCCCAGGACCCCGGCGAGCACGTCGCCCGCACCCGCCGTCGCGAGCCAGTCCGTGCTCCCGTCCTGCGAGTGCACGGGCGTCCCGGGTCCCGCCACGAGCGTCACCGATCCCTTGAGCAGCACGGTCGCCCCCGTGAGGTCGACGGCGCGGCGCAGGTGGTGCGCCGGGCGCGCCTCGACCTCGCCGCGCTCGACCTGGTCGCCGCGCGCGGACAGGAGACGGGCCAGCTCACCCGCGTGGGGCGTCAGCACGATCTGCGCCCCCACGCGCTCGGGCAGCACGTCGAGCGCCCCGGCGTCGACGACGGCGGGCAGCCCGTCCGCGATCGCGCGCGCCAGGGTCTCGCGCGCCTCGGCCAGCCGCTCCTCGTCGTCGACCCCGACTCCGGGTCCGATCACCCACGCCTGCACGCGACCGGACCCGGCGACCACCTCGGGGTGCCGCGCGAGCACGGCGTGCGCCACCGGGTCCGGCCCCGGGTAGCGCACCATCCCGACCAGCGGCGCCGCCGCCGACGTCGCGAGCACAGCCGCCCCGGGGTAGCGGACCGATCCCGCCAGCACGCCGAGCACGCCGCGCGAGTACTTGTGGTCGTGCGGGCCGGGGACGCGCCAGAGCGCGGCGGCGTCGCGGGGCGCGAGTCGGACGACGGTAGGGGCGACTGCCGCGAGGTCCAGGCCCAGGTCGACGACCTCGACCCGTCCAGCCAGCAGCGCGGCCGGGGGAGCAGCAGGCCCGGCTTCGCGGTGCCCGTGGTGAGGGTGGCGTCGGCGGCCAGGACGGGGCCGTGGACCTCGCCGTCGTCGACACCGGCGCCGCTGGGCACGTCGACGGCGACGACGTGGGGACGCGTCCCGCCCGCCGCGGTGCGCACCTCGATCGCCTCGATCAGGGCGACGACGGCGGTGCGCGCCCCGCCCCGCAGCGGACCGTGGGCGCCGATGCCGGTCACGCCGTCGAGCACGACGTCGGCCGCGGCGGCTCGCGCGGCCCAATCCGACCCGGGGTCGGCGTCGGCGTCGGCTTCGGGCGGCAGGGTGAGAGGGGTGATGCCGGCACGCCGCGCCGCGACCGCTGCGCCCTCGTGCACCCGGGATCCGACCAGCAACGCCGTGACCTCGACACCCCGCCCGGCGAGCTCGGCGGCGGACAGCAGCGCGTCCGCGCCGTTGTCCCCGCTCCCGACCAGCGCCACCACCCGGGCCCCGGCGACCCTCCCCCGCTCCTGCCGCAGGTGCCGGGCGACGGCGGTGCTCAGCGCTCGTACGGCCGTGGCCATGAGCGGACGCCCGGCGGCGAGCAGGGGCGCCTCGGCGGCGGTGACGTCGGTGGAGCGGTGAGCGGTCAGCACCCGTCCATCCTCGCCGAGGACGACGCCGGTCGGGCGGTCGGGCCGCGTCCTCGGGCGGTCCGGCCTACCCGTCGGGCGGTCCGACGTCGCCGTCGGGCGGTCTGAACGCGAGCCCCGACCACGCCTCCACGCATCACCGCAGGTCACAGCGGTGCCACCCTGGGGCGGCCGTCGGTGAGACCACCCGACGGGTCGGTCGGACCGCCCGAAGGGCCCGCCAGACCGCCCGAAGGGCTCGCCAGACCGCCCGACGGTCCCACGCACCGACCGTCAGCGATCGCCGCCCGTCCGCTCGGCGATCGCGAAGGCGGAGGCGATCCCGGCGTCGTGCGACAGCGAGAGGTGCCAGCGGTCGACGCCGAGCTCCTGCGCGCGTGCCAGCACCGTCCCCGTGATCTGCACGACGGGTGCCGCCCCCGGCACCCGGGCCACGCTCGCGTCGTGCCACCGCATCCCCGCGGGCGCGCCGAGCGCCTTGGCGATGGCCTCCTTCGCGGCGAACCGCGCCGCGAGCGAGGCGGGCGCCAGGTCGCGCTCGACCGGCGTGAACAGGCGCTCCGCCAGCCGCGGCGTGCGCTCGAGCGTCGCGAGGAACCGGGCGACGTCGACGACGTCGATCCCCACCCCGACGATCACGTCGCGCCTACTCGACCGTGACGGACTTGGCGAGGTTGCGCGGCTGGTCGACGTCGAGACCCTTGGCCTTGGCGAGCTCGCTCGCGAAGATCTGCAGCGGCACCACGGCCACGAGCGGGGACAGCAGCGTGGGCGTCTGCGGCACGCGGAAGACGATGTCGGCGTACGGCGCGACCGCCTCGTCTCCCTCCTCCGCGATCACGAGCGTGCGCGCTCCGCGCGCCCGGACCTCCTGGATGTTGGAGACGACCTTGTGGTGCAGCTGGTCGCGCCCGCGCGGCGAGGGCGCGATGACGAACACGGGCTGGCCCTCGTCGACCAGTGCGATCGGGCCGTGCTTGAGCTCGCCCGCCGCGAAGCCCTCGGCGTGGATGTAGGCGATCTCCTTGAGCTTGAGCGCTCCCTCCAGCGCGACCGGGTAGCCCACGTGCCGACCGAGGAACAGGAAGGACGGCTCGTCCTTCATCGCCTGCGCGACCTCGCGGACGGCGGCCTCGCCGTCGAGCACGTGCTGGATCTTGTCCGGCAGCGCCTGCAGCTCGTGCAGGATCTCGCGCAGCTCGTCGGCGAACTTCGTGCCGCGCAGCTGCGCGAGGTAGAGGCCGAGCAGGTAGCACGCGGTGATCTGCGCGAGGAAGGCCTTGGTGGAGGCGACGGCGACCTCGGGGCCCGCGTGCGTGTACAGCACGGCGTCGGACTCGCGCGGGATGGTCGACCCGTTGGTGTTGACGATCGCGAGCACCGAGGCGCCCTGCTCGCGCGCGTGCCGGACCGCCATGAGCGTGTCCATCGTCTCGCCGGACTGCGAGATCGCCACGACCAGCGTCCGGGCGGTGAGGATCGGGTCGCGGTAGCGGAACTCGTGCGCCAGCTCGACCTCGACCGGGATGCGGCACCAGTGCTCGATCGCGTACTTGGCGACGTGCCCGGAGTAGGCGGCGGTGCCGCACGCGATGACGATGATCTTGTCGATGCTGCGCAGCGTCGACTCGGGGATGCGCAGCTCGTCCAGCACGAGGGCGCCGGTGGCGTCGGTGCGGCCGAGCAGCGTGTCCGCGACGGCCTTGGGCTGGTCGTGGATCTCCTTGTCCATGAACGAGTCGAACCCGTCCTTGACCGCCGCGCTCGCGTCCCAGTCCACGGTGAACTCGCGCGGCGTCACGCCCTCGCCCGCGAACGTCACGACGTCCACGCTCGTGGGCGTGATCGTCACGACCTGATCCTGGCCGAGCTCGAGCGCGCGCGAGGTCGAGGAGATGAAGGCGGCCACGTCGCTGCCCATGAAGTTCTCGCCGTCGCCGAGCCCGACGACCAGCGGGGAGTTGCGGCGCGCGCCCACCACCGTGTCGGGGACGTCCTCGTGCACGGCGAGCAGCGTGAAGGCGCCCTCCAGGCGGTTCACGACGGCGAGCATCGCCCGCGTGAGGTCGCCGTCCCACGCGGCGGCGAGCAGGTGGGCGACGACCTCGGTGTCGGTCTCGGAGGCGAAGGTCGCGCCGTCGGCGGCGGCCTGCGCCCGCAGCTCGGCGAAGTTCTCGATGATGCCGTTGTGGATGACGGCGATCTTCCCCGCCCGGTGCGGGTGGGCGTTGGCGTCGGTGGGGCCGCCGTGCGTGGCCCAGCGCGTGTGCCCGATGGCCGCGGTGGCGTCCGGCACCGGCGAGGCCTCGAGCTCACCGAGCAGATTGGTCAGCTTGCCGGCGCGCTTGGCGGTGGCCAGCCCCGACGGGCTGACGAGCGCGACACCGGCGGAGTCGTACCCGCGGTACTCGAGCCGACCGAGACCGGCGAGCACCACCTCGAGCGGGCGGGCGGAGGGGACCTGGGGGCCGACGTAGCCGACGATTCCACACATGCGGCCACGATAACCCCCGCTCGTGCGTCAGACTGGAGCACGTGGACGACGCGACGCCGGGGCCGACCACCGCCACCTCCCCGCCTGACCTCGGGTGGCCCGATCCCGCAGCCGCCGGCACCTCCACCGCCCCCGCGACGGCCGCCGAGGAGAGCAACACCACACCGTTCGTCGAGCTGGACCGGCGGGACTGGAGCCGGCTGTCGGCCTCGAC is a window of Litorihabitans aurantiacus DNA encoding:
- a CDS encoding sulfurtransferase, yielding MRLGLRRRVGAVGAEATGAAFGRVDPIGVHAGTPQESGPAAPPSRDPLRDAVFADVDVVHDLVWSAQAPVLLDVRWALGAGDGRAQYTRGHLPGAVFVDLETELAGPPSTGAGRHPLPDLADLQAAARRWGVGGDSTVLVYDDAGGTSAARAWWLLRWAGVADVRIVDGGLRAWVAAGHHLEDGDVRPRPGDVVLAPGRLPTVTADEVADHPGVVLDARDHARFTGEVEPVDPRAGHVPGEVSAPTRENLTPDGWLLEAEELRARFAGLGVPTAGGDRGDADGAAPDVAVYCGSGVTAAHQIAVLASIGVPAALYPGSFSQWSSDPDREVATGE
- the tsaB gene encoding tRNA (adenosine(37)-N6)-threonylcarbamoyltransferase complex dimerization subunit type 1 TsaB, coding for MSEVILALDTSSGTRVALVRDGVVRSARVHADARAHAEHATTLVQEVLEEAGLRPADVTAVAVGTGPAPFTGLRVGLVTAEMLSLSLGVPAWGVPSLDAWAAGALAADPALEEVVVATDARRREVYTATYVRDAGAAGGLRRDGDFAVHRPSAEPTAAVGSGTVLYPEAYPALQPGADLEVHHLATLGSARVAAGLSVPLTPLYLRRPDVHGAPGGLEPAVAATAATAPEPR
- the tsaE gene encoding tRNA (adenosine(37)-N6)-threonylcarbamoyltransferase complex ATPase subunit type 1 TsaE, whose protein sequence is MSGATVPEGPEAPQARIHLADAEATAALGAALAALVRAGDLLILSGDLGAGKTTLTQGLGRAMGVRGTIASPTFVIAREHRSTTDGPDLVHVDAYRLGGLTELDALDLDATLEESVTVVEWGAGLTEALAEDRLELTIDRARGDAVDTGRDVTVRGVGARWADLDGAALAAAVARP
- the alr gene encoding alanine racemase → MSTFPARAVVDLDAIAGNVAHLATLAPRSEVMAVVKADAYGHGLVPSALAAQAGGATWLGVAQLAEALTLRAQGVTGRILTWIYAPGAPLEGALAAGLDLSVGARWALEEVVAAARASDRTARVHLKVDTGLARGGMFLTEWTQVLAEAMVAQAEGLIEVVGVWSHLASAEDVTSPVTQAQLEVFTEAVARAEAAGARLEVRHLANSAATLVNPAMHFDLVRPGLAVFGLSPVPGRTPTDLGLTPAMRLEAEIMLVKDAPAGQGVSYGHTYTTTRDTVLADIPLGYADGIPRHASGVGPFQVGGRRLTIAGRVCMDQVVLDLGRGARERAGDVAVLFGPGGDGEPTAQDWADAVGTISYEIVTRLGSRVPRVYVGTAGRAAQELAEQERAW
- a CDS encoding ADP-dependent NAD(P)H-hydrate dehydratase, which produces MLGVLAGSVRYPGAAVLATSAAAPLVGMVRYPGPDPVAHAVLARHPEVVAGSGRVQAWVIGPGVGVDDEERLAEARETLARAIADGLPAVVDAGALDVLPERVGAQIVLTPHAGELARLLSARGDQVERGEVEARPAHHLRRAVDLTGATVLLKGSVTLVAGPGTPVHSQDGSTDWLATAGAGDVLAGVLGAALAGRSDDVVAQPALATPLAAAAALLHGWAARRAGRGGRGGPVVAGDVAGAVGGSLGALLATLRD
- a CDS encoding holo-ACP synthase, with amino-acid sequence MIVGVGIDVVDVARFLATLERTPRLAERLFTPVERDLAPASLAARFAAKEAIAKALGAPAGMRWHDASVARVPGAAPVVQITGTVLARAQELGVDRWHLSLSHDAGIASAFAIAERTGGDR
- the glmS gene encoding glutamine--fructose-6-phosphate transaminase (isomerizing) — translated: MCGIVGYVGPQVPSARPLEVVLAGLGRLEYRGYDSAGVALVSPSGLATAKRAGKLTNLLGELEASPVPDATAAIGHTRWATHGGPTDANAHPHRAGKIAVIHNGIIENFAELRAQAAADGATFASETDTEVVAHLLAAAWDGDLTRAMLAVVNRLEGAFTLLAVHEDVPDTVVGARRNSPLVVGLGDGENFMGSDVAAFISSTSRALELGQDQVVTITPTSVDVVTFAGEGVTPREFTVDWDASAAVKDGFDSFMDKEIHDQPKAVADTLLGRTDATGALVLDELRIPESTLRSIDKIIVIACGTAAYSGHVAKYAIEHWCRIPVEVELAHEFRYRDPILTARTLVVAISQSGETMDTLMAVRHAREQGASVLAIVNTNGSTIPRESDAVLYTHAGPEVAVASTKAFLAQITACYLLGLYLAQLRGTKFADELREILHELQALPDKIQHVLDGEAAVREVAQAMKDEPSFLFLGRHVGYPVALEGALKLKEIAYIHAEGFAAGELKHGPIALVDEGQPVFVIAPSPRGRDQLHHKVVSNIQEVRARGARTLVIAEEGDEAVAPYADIVFRVPQTPTLLSPLVAVVPLQIFASELAKAKGLDVDQPRNLAKSVTVE